One Lichenihabitans psoromatis DNA segment encodes these proteins:
- a CDS encoding glycosyltransferase — MVAVVQLTHFSTRHPVFGGQRRSAALRAALSASGHMVSLVETFGWSERLAPDDYCYDATQIAWLSRYPDEAEIRFPAVIENRSEFALAIADRIEVLKPDVLWIEQPYLWPYQKKHLARWGDPRVVYSSHNVEWLVRQDIQADRSRMRQHVVSRVKRTELDFVRAADLVVAVTHEEAALFERAGAQSVLVCGNGAHPPPSSASPTSGRAPGGRSGSTAISRFS, encoded by the coding sequence ATGGTAGCAGTCGTCCAGCTGACGCATTTCTCGACCCGCCACCCGGTGTTCGGCGGCCAAAGGCGGAGCGCGGCGCTCAGGGCAGCTTTGTCGGCCTCCGGCCATATGGTGTCGCTCGTCGAGACGTTTGGCTGGTCCGAACGGCTGGCGCCAGACGATTACTGCTATGATGCCACCCAAATAGCGTGGTTGAGTCGTTATCCCGACGAAGCGGAGATCCGGTTTCCAGCCGTGATCGAAAACCGGTCCGAGTTCGCGCTTGCCATTGCGGATCGGATTGAGGTTCTCAAGCCCGACGTGCTGTGGATCGAACAGCCTTATCTTTGGCCCTATCAGAAGAAGCACCTCGCCCGATGGGGCGACCCCCGGGTCGTCTATTCGTCCCACAATGTTGAATGGCTTGTTCGGCAGGATATCCAGGCCGATCGGTCACGGATGCGCCAGCATGTTGTCAGTCGAGTAAAACGGACCGAACTCGACTTTGTGCGGGCGGCCGATCTGGTGGTCGCGGTGACCCATGAGGAGGCTGCCCTGTTCGAGCGGGCGGGGGCGCAGTCGGTGCTGGTTTGCGGGAACGGAGCGCATCCCCCCCCGTCGTCGGCGTCGCCGACGAGCGGTCGAGCGCCCGGCGGGCGCTCGGGATCGACGGCGATATCCCGGTTCTCCTGA
- a CDS encoding glycosyltransferase family 4 protein: MVSFDWEPNFRGLVKHVLDDPRRGHERLPTVLLVGAIARTINRAQLPPDIRSRLILLGEIDHAGKQAAFTAADVAILPITAGRGSNLKTAEALLSHLPIVATRSAFRGFEPLMNEPGVEVVDDTDYAGFQNAIAKLTASCREPPGRRSERVDALCTWAGQTERFLPQFEAWLEPHSVGRAARSDRDCDDGCCPLMAPGTA; this comes from the coding sequence ATGGTCAGCTTCGATTGGGAGCCCAATTTCCGCGGGCTCGTCAAACATGTTTTGGACGACCCCCGCCGCGGGCACGAGCGGTTGCCGACCGTACTGCTGGTCGGCGCGATCGCCCGAACCATCAACCGAGCTCAACTGCCGCCGGATATTCGGTCCCGGTTGATCCTGCTGGGGGAAATCGACCATGCAGGCAAACAGGCGGCGTTCACGGCGGCCGATGTCGCCATCCTGCCAATTACCGCCGGCCGCGGATCGAACCTGAAAACAGCGGAAGCCTTACTGTCCCACCTGCCGATTGTGGCGACGCGCTCCGCCTTTAGGGGCTTCGAGCCCCTGATGAACGAGCCCGGTGTCGAGGTGGTTGACGACACAGATTATGCTGGTTTTCAAAACGCGATCGCCAAACTTACGGCAAGCTGCCGCGAGCCGCCCGGGCGGCGGTCGGAAAGGGTCGACGCCCTCTGCACCTGGGCGGGACAAACCGAAAGGTTTCTGCCCCAGTTCGAAGCCTGGTTGGAGCCGCACAGCGTGGGCCGCGCGGCAAGATCCGATCGGGATTGCGACGACGGATGTTGTCCATTGATGGCGCCCGGCACAGCATGA
- a CDS encoding DUF390 domain-containing protein produces MTFRSFLAVLTDPFSSRDRKAFAARLAACERRVEELQGQHDEAKAAADRTRLSHEVLADALRSHHDRLAELGAGLDAQGRRLASGSANLDEILFRLACLSGDIDRFDDVLNTSQEVYEMRFADLARTRETGAL; encoded by the coding sequence ATGACGTTCCGATCTTTTCTCGCGGTTCTGACCGACCCGTTTTCGTCACGCGACCGCAAGGCATTCGCAGCACGGCTGGCCGCCTGCGAACGGCGGGTCGAGGAGCTCCAGGGACAACACGATGAGGCCAAGGCAGCTGCAGATAGAACGCGCCTCTCGCACGAAGTTCTGGCCGACGCCCTCCGCTCACACCATGATCGGCTTGCCGAGCTTGGCGCTGGACTGGACGCCCAGGGCCGCCGCCTCGCCTCCGGCAGCGCCAACCTCGACGAGATACTGTTTCGCCTCGCCTGCCTGAGCGGCGATATTGATCGTTTTGATGACGTTTTGAACACGTCGCAAGAGGTTTATGAGATGCGCTTCGCGGATTTGGCCAGGACCCGTGAGACGGGCGCCCTTTAG